The DNA region attattaacATCTGATTCCCTTTTAAATGATGAACCATCATGTGGTATGATGAGAGTTTCCTACGTTCATACATTGAGAGATTAAgtcaagatatttttaaaaacattttaaacaATTTAGTCAGAACCCACTTCATAACCTTCTGTTttgatggaaattttactcATAATAGggatatttatgttatttttattagaatttCACTAATTACAAGTTGATGTATAAACATAACATTTATAACGGActcattataattataaatatattaaaatacaaatatccTTTTTATGTTAATTGATGTGGTAGGTTCCTCGTAATTATAAATAgaccttttttattatttttattataaatatgagGACTACATGGGAATCGGCATTGCCCAAGAACAAGATCAATTACTCATTTTGGCTTAAGAGTGTAATAGATGATAATTATTTgagtaattataaatataattttatgacaTGCAAGTCTCGAtcttttagataaaaaagtagAGCCCACAATGAAAAAGTGATTGCTTTTCAGGTAGGTATCCATTTTAATGTCTACAAAACATCAATTCATCAAAGTGACTCAATTTGATGACATAGAACTCGGTAAAATGTCATACCATACAAAAGATTCCTCCTACGTTCCCCAtgagaatgaaacaaaataaagaagaaagggGCAGACAGCTGACAGATAAATTATTCTCACTGATGCACAACGAAATCAAGTCCTCAGAACAATCAAGGCAAACTGTATATCTATGTCAAAAATTTCCAAATATTGAACTTAAAAAGCTGCTTAAAAAGAAGATAAGCTTAGAACGAATGCAAAATGTGTGCAAATTAAATGCTAAGACCCCCTCTTTTAGAACCCCTCTTTTAGCACTACAACTATTTTCAGCTCTCTTTCCAGCCTTGGTGTCATCAAGTAGCCCTCAAAAGATGGGGGATAAAATGAAAGACATGATGGTCCAGAGGGACTCTTGTGATGCTATTCCGGCTCTACTTGTCGAACTCCCATATGATGCCTCCATCCTCTGCAATGGAAAGCAAAGATACATTGCGATCAGATCAAAGCCCATATGCAGAATAGGGTAATCAGACTTCCGACAATGAAAAGAGAAGAATATTGGCCACATTAGCAAAATAGATAATTAAATCTGAGGAATATTGCCAGAAGTTCCCTAGTTAATGACGGGCTTTGCCTAgatttctattaataaaattcttatcagACAATTTTTCAAACTGTATGATAGCTACATATGCCTGTCAATTTGTTACTCATTATGAAAATATCAGATCATCTTTATcatttttagtttgttttggtAACATGGAACCTCACCAAGGTGCAGGGGCCCTTCAAAACCATCCCCGGCTACATGACCCCACCTACCAGAACCATGAGTAGGTAATCCAGGGgtaaatcatcatcatcatcatcttggatatTAGGAATTCGTGTCTCTTTATTTTTCACAATTCAAAAGAACAGACTTTGATCCCTATCAAAACAATGCAAAGAATTACACTTCCTGtcatcttttcttcttccaCTTCCTTAGTTCTCAACATTTCGTCTTAGCAATTATGACCTACCAAGTGCAGCAGCAGCATATTCTGTCTGACTAGTCCTCAATAGGTTAGCGGAACACTAAAAatgcagaaaataaaatcttgACCTTCTTATCAAATATAGTTATATTGACCTGAAAGTAAATTCCGACAGTACTTAAAAGACGAGAAACAAAGTAAACAAGAATCTGAAGTCAAGTTGATACCTTTGACTTTCTTGTTTATCCAGACCTCCAGCAACATCCCCGCACCAACTCCACCCGCAATAAATGCCCCATAGAAGGCAATGTTAAATGGTAGGGATCTTCGAGGGAGGAAATAGAATTCTGGAATCTGTCTTATCTTTTTTGGTAGCCTCTTCTTTATAACCGGTTTGGCACTGGGATCCTTCTGCAAGTCACTACCCACAGCTTTCCAGTCAACCCCTTTGAAGGGGTCCTTTGTCTCTTCAGTTCCCATGACTATA from Carya illinoinensis cultivar Pawnee chromosome 6, C.illinoinensisPawnee_v1, whole genome shotgun sequence includes:
- the LOC122313204 gene encoding uncharacterized protein LOC122313204, producing the protein MGTEETKDPFKGVDWKAVGSDLQKDPSAKPVIKKRLPKKIRQIPEFYFLPRRSLPFNIAFYGAFIAGGVGAGMLLEVWINKKVKEDGGIIWEFDK